The following coding sequences are from one Schizosaccharomyces osmophilus chromosome 1, complete sequence window:
- a CDS encoding hsp16-like protein, with product MSLQPFFELHPFQDVFSDFLSYSPRVQRQNRVGDLSPAIDVHEGKDTVEVDVELPGVKKQDVQVHYDEGKLTISGESVNERKSEGDKGNQRWSERRFGSFSRTIAIPNKVDADRIEAQFNHGILSVVLPKIEESRSKKQIAIN from the coding sequence ATGTCTCTTCAACCTTTCTTCGAGTTGCATCCTTTCCAAGACGTCTTTTCTGACTTTTTGAGTTATTCTCCTCGTGTCCAACGCCAAAATCGTGTTGGCGATTTGTCACCGGCAATTGATGTTCACGAAGGAAAAGATACCGTCGAAGTGGATGTAGAACTTCCTGGTgtcaaaaagcaagacgTACAAGTTCATtatgatgaaggaaaatTGACGATTTCTGGTGAATCTGTGAACGAGCGCAAGAGCGAAGGCGACAAgggaaaccaaagatggTCGGAACGTCGCTTTGGTTCCTTTTCTCGAACAATCGCCATTCCAAACAAGGTAGATGCCGATCGTATTGAAGCTCAATTCAACCACGGTATTTTAAGCGTTGTCTTGCCCAAGATTGAGGAATCTCGCTCCAAGAAGCAAATCGCCATTAATTAA